In Primulina huaijiensis isolate GDHJ02 chromosome 6, ASM1229523v2, whole genome shotgun sequence, a single window of DNA contains:
- the LOC140979987 gene encoding uncharacterized protein: MSESISISSGSKSYSRKPLVPITSLNHWKIGKGAGVQIASFLIKAIALEMVRRFSRATCPFVWSGLQALQLLCYPPFKWIQRWNPFGMLVKGMQMLSHPLLVLSIVDAFSDHSDCSNPAVDNTENNNINDESQACSDSRSRSSSVQCDDDDIRIGNEKPQGMLSTGWFCNLCKELENQGIFLPERINEEELQRFYVAANGDLSSLFLSLKKTIRWRKTYRLLSEEELELWSNMIFWHGFDVKHRPCLIVRLGLACITLSSHDRPCFVQAVVSQVEHGVLYLVDGENPQFTVIVDCHGLSPLKIPVQMMRHCCNLLQDNFPNVLGCLIIIRLPPIVRVMAQTFIQVLKPVTKQKLRFAGDADQKVLSDCFQTLPSYLGGLCSCTRCAKLGKGSMLRSLDGHTSTSEAVSEITNFEDFSSIEPTYQYDTIVDNSCSQILRSAVVGILILWVLIAFIEGIYDPSSRPYLPP, from the exons atgtccGAAAGTATATCTATTTCGTCTGGATCTAAATCTTACTCACGGAAGCCTTTAGTACCAATCACATCACTAAATCATTGGAAAATTGGAAAGGGAGCTGGTGTTCAGATAGCATCATTTCTCATTAAAGCTATTGCATTAGAGATGGTGCGGAGGTTCTCAAGGGCGACATGTCCTTTTGTCTGGAGTGGGCTGCAAGCATTGCAATTACTCTGTTACCCCCCATTCAAGTGGATTCAGCGCTGGAATCCTTTTGGAATGTTGGTCAAAGGCATGCAG ATGTTATCACACCCTTTATTGGTTCTCTCTATCGTGGATGCTTTCTCTGATCATTCAGACTGCAGCAATCCTGCAGTTGAtaatactgaaaataataatatcaacgaCGAATCTCAAGCATGTTCAGACTCTCGTTCAAGATCCTCATCCGTGCAGTGTGATGATGATGACATAAG AATTGGCAATGAAAAACCTCAAGGCATGCTTTCCACAGGGTGGTTCTGTAATCTTTGTAAAGAGCTGGAAAACCAGGGAATTTTTTTACCAGAGAG AATTAATGAAGAGGAACTCCAGAGGTTTTATGTAGCTGCAAATGGGGATTTATCGAGCTTGttcttatcattaaaaaaaacaatacgCTGGAGAAAGACTTACAGACTTCTCTCCGAGGAGGAACTTGAGTTGTGGTCAAATATGATTTTCTGGCATGGTTTTGATGTGAAGCATCGACCATGTCTTATTGTTCGTCTTGGGCTGGCATGTATCACCTTGTCATCCCATGATAGACCTTGCTTTGTGCAGGCAGTGG TATCTCAGGTGGAGCACGGCGTCCTCTACTTGGTGGATGGAGAGAATCCTCAGTTTACTGTGATAGTGGATTGTCATGGGTTGTCACCTCTGAAAATTCCCGTGCAAATGATGAGACACTGCTGTAATCTTTTGCAAGACAATTTTCCAAACGTTCTCGGTTGTTTAATCATTATACGGCTTCCTCCGATAGTTCGTGTTATGGCACAAACATTTATACAA GTTCTCAAACCAGTCACCAAGCAAAAACTGAGATTCGCAGGAGATGCGGATCAGAAAGTTCTTTCTGATTGTTTCCAAACACTTCCATCATATCTCGGTGGTCTGTGCTCATGCACAAGATGTGCTAAACTGGGAAAAGGCAGCATGCTACGAAGTTTGGATGGCCATACCAGCACATCAGAGGCAGTTTCTGAGATCACAAATTTTGAGGATTTCTCATCCATCGAACCAACTTATCAGTATGATACAATCGTGGACAATAGCTGCAGTCAAATATTGCGCTCTGCTGTTGTAGGTATTCTCATTCTCTGGGTTTTAATCGCATTTATTGAAGGAATATATGATCCCTCAAGTCGTCCATATTTACCCCCGTGA